In Hippoglossus stenolepis isolate QCI-W04-F060 chromosome 21, HSTE1.2, whole genome shotgun sequence, one DNA window encodes the following:
- the mrtfab gene encoding myocardin related transcription factor Ab isoform X10 — MEVSGTPGFAPSPQSEAVADDLQELSLQPIPNPLPLQERKNVLQLKLQQRRTREELVSQGIMPLEVTEFPSPASDSLKSPAAFHEQRRLLERARTEDYLKRKIRCRPERSELIRMHILEETLAEPSLQAKQLQLKRARLADNLNDKISHRPGPIELVHKNILSVTCSVQHSLLDSPKGESSSLDEDSSDALSPDQLTNHDSPLSAIPQLSPPDALTQNGDISPTQFVTQAPPPPPPQVNVPALSPPPKLTNGTTMISASPRSSSGQVKARSSDRPPQRSKKSKDNKPKVKKLKYHQYIPPDQKADKELPPPMDSSYAKLLHQQQLFLQLQILSQQQQHYNYHTILPAPPKPPAEQSPTTNSGPSPSRSTPSTTTPAPSNQSAAGRQSQTAVGGAKPTTLPANLDEFKVAELKQELKLRCLTVSGTKNDLIERLRNYQEQNGGNAAVLKNGIFQQGANSAAITSISSPTTTTTALDHQSGESVFKLALSSLANAVPGRVMRFGSTSSSPPMSPTPSERSLAGMSPDETSCNGDMFGEMVSSPLTQLTLHPSPQPSSNLSPLSQPLSQVKEEIQSPCSRSTSSAASSQRPEPLPGAAMDSSAVDKDQMLQEKDKQIEELTRMLRQKQRLVETLRSQLEQGKVTGGVVVKREGSEKSKTAPEVKLPTLIKASAIQPPTLPNGTVVKVKREVESEEEMEGVTEEAQLKKLAQPMQCSQETLLRLQQIHRLQAEQQKQQLQPKQQQSQVQLQKVAEKKKEAQILLHQQQQLQQLIIQQTQQKQLLAQQKLAQQKLAQQKLTQQKPVQQSQLKQPPGQVQQSQPKNQVQLKQVQVQIQNQTVAGQKPAATQIQQRKQLRAHQRQQQKQQTAAVATQQVTPVFINQQNGTPIQTQAISLDVLKANGAPTLVTDSNGNHYLIALTSPTQGGQNGGSPLAKTNGRITLQRLLSTLTKPPSTDSQSKEQVEAEPVSEPIKKAQKAGLHLDTSSVPQPCHQSVTAPPSLQPFFDDMSESESQSSLISSLKREELCPPYDRHTLFTPPSPKPNTSLPPQRSKQENGMNSQQMDDLFDILLKSGEIPSFKSNPDPSLAPLHSNPPSPSSPPSPLHLSPSTPTEHLLSPQPCTGGGRLEDFLESTTGAPLLGVEPDGALTLIDDLHSQMLSTPSILDHPSTPMDTSDLGFSPHSTGLDFGDPTLDSMDWLDISMVGSASGGSGGGRGDSGGRGDGGTSLAPLAPHTPPSVFSADFLDSTDLQLHWESCL, encoded by the exons TCCTCCAGCTCAAACTCCAGCAGAGACGAACACGTGAGGAACTGGTCAGCCAAGGGATCATGCCAC tgGAGGTCACAGAGTTTCCTTCTCCAGCATCAGACT CACTGAAGAGCCCGGCAGCCTTTCACGAGCAGCGGAGGCTTCTGGAGCGAGCAAGG ACCGAGGACTATCTGAAGAGGAAGATTCGGTGTCGTCCTGAGCGCTCCGAGCTGATCAGGATGCACATTCTGGAGG AGACCTTGGCAGAGCCGTCTCTGCAGGCTAAGCAACTGCAGCTGAAGCGAGCGCGACTGGCCGACAACCTCAATGATAAGATCTCCCACAGACCAGGTCCCATCGAGCTGGTTCACAAGAACATCCTGTCAGTCACCTGCTCTGTGCAGCACTCACTGCTGG ATTCTCCAAAAGGAGAGAGCTCGTCTCTAGACGAAGACAGCAGTGATGCTCTGTCGCCAGACCAGCTAACCAATCACGACTCTCCCCTGAGTGCCATCCCTCAGCTGTCCCCCCCTGATGCACTCACCCAGAATGGGGACATTTCTCCCACACAG TTCGTCACTCAggcccctcctccacctcctccccaggTGAATGTCCCCGCTCTGTCGCCGCCCCCGAAATTGACAAATGGAACAACGATGATTTCAGCAAGTCCCCGCTCCTCTTCGGGACAGGTCAAG GCCAGGAGCTCAGATCGTCCTCCACAAAGAAGCAAGAAATCAAAGGACAACAAACCCAAG gtgaagaagctgaagtACCACCAGTACATCCCTCCAGACCAAAAGGCCGACAAGGAGCTTCCGCCGCCGATGGACTCATCCTACGCGAAGctgctccaccagcagcagctcttcctgcagctgcagatccTCAGCCAGCAACAGCAGCACTACAACTACCACACCATCCTGCCCGCCCCTCCCAA GCCTCCAGCCGAGCAGTCCCCAACAACCAACTCTGGACCTTCCCCCTCCCGCAGCACTCCCTCCACGACCACCCCAGCCCCTTCCAATCAGAGCGCGGCTGGCCGTCAGAGCCAAACTGCAGTGGGAGGAGCCAAACCCACTACTCTGCCAGCCAACTTGGACGAGTTCAAA GTTGCAGAGTTGAAACAGGAACTGAAATTACGTTGTCTGACCGTCTCTGGCACTAAGAATGATCTCATCGAGAGGCTCCGCAACTACCAGGAGCAAAATGGTGGCAACGCAGCGGTTTTGAAAAATGGAATATTTCAGCAGGGCGCTAACTCTGCTGCTATCACCAGCATATCCTCTCCGACTACAACCACAACTGCCCTTGACCACCAGTCAGGAGAGAGCGTGTTTAAATTAGCTTTGTCCTCACTGGCTAATGCGGTTCCTGGGAGAGTCATGCGATTTGGCAGCACCAGCTCCAGCCCGCCTATGTCGCCTACTCCGTCTGAGAGGTCGTTGGCTGGGATGAGTCCGGATGAGACGAGCTGTAATGGAGACATGTTTGGAGAGATG GTGAGCTCTCCTTTGACTCAACTCACCCTGCACCCATCTCCTCAGCCCTCGTCAAATCTCTCTCCACTGTCACAGCCACTCTCCCAGGTCAAAGAGGAGATCCAGAGCCCATGCAGTCGGTCCACGTCTTCAGCCGCCTCGAGCCAGCGTCCAGAGCCCCTGCCAGGCGCAGCCATGGACTCATCCGCTGTGGATAAGGACcagatgctgcaggagaaggacAAACAGATAGAGGAGTTGACCAGGATGCTAAGGCAAAAGCAGAGGCTAGTGGAGACCCTCAGATCCCAGCTGGAGCAGGGCAAGGTGACGGGTGGCGTAGTGGTGAAGAGGGAAGGAAGTGAGAAGAGCAAAACGGCCCCAGAGGTTAAACTTCCGACTCTAATAAAAGCTTCGGCCATTCAACCCCCGACTCTTCCTAACGGCACTGTGGTGAAGGTAAAGAGAGAGGTGGAGTCTGAGGAAGAAATGGAGGGAGTAACGGAGGAGGCGCAGTTAAAGAAGCTGGCCCAGCCGATGCAGTGCTCTCAGGAGACCCTgctcaggctgcagcagattcATCGGCTGCAGGCAgaacagcagaaacagcagctaCAACCCAAACAGCAGCAAAGTCAGGTACAACTGCAGAAAgtagcagaaaaaaagaaagaagctcAAATCctgctccaccagcagcagcagctccagcagctcatCATCCAGCAAACCCAACAGAAACAGCTGCTGGCCCAGCAGAAGTTAGCCCAGCAGAAACTGGCCCAGCAGAAACTCACACAACAGAAGCCGGTGCAGCAGAGCCAGCTCAAACAACCCCCAGGGCAAGTTCAACAGAGCCAGCCGAAGAACCAAGTTCAGCTGAAGCAGGTTCAGGTGCAGATCCAAAACCAGACGGTGGCCGGCCAGAAGCCTGCAGCTACCCAAATCCAGCAGAGGAAACAACTGAGGGCTcaccagaggcagcagcagaaacagcagacGGCAGCTGTTGCCACACAACAG GTGACGCCAGTCTTCATCAACCAACAGAACGGCACTCCGATCCAAACTCAGGCCATTTCATTAGACGTCCTCAAGGCCAACGGCGCACCCACACTGGTCACCGATAGCAACGGCAACCACTACCTGATCGCTCTCACCAGTCCCACCCAAGGCGGACAGAATGGAGGGTCTCCATTGGCCAAAACCAACGGACGCATCACACTGCAG AGATTGCTGTCGACTCTGACTAAACCCCCAAGCACTGACAGCCAATCAAAAGAGCAGGTGGAGGCAGAGCCTGTGAGCGAGCCAATCAAAAAG gcaCAGAAGGCGGGGCTTCACCTGGACACCAGTAGCGTTCCACAACCCTGTCACCAGTCGGTCACTGCTCCTCCCAGCCTGCAGCCTTTCTTCGACGACATGTCAGAGAGCGAAAGCCAAAGCAGCCTAATCTCATCTCTCAAG agagaggagttGTGTCCGCCTTACGACCGGCACACACTGTtcacccctccctctcccaaACCCAACACCTCCCTTCCTCCTCAACGCTCCAAA CAGGAGAACGGCATGAACAGTCAGCAGATGGACGACCTGTTCGATATCCTGCTGAAGAGTGGAG AAATCCCCAGCTTCAAGTCCAACCCAGACCCTTCCCTCGCCCCTCTCCACTCCAACCCACCCTCCCCGTCCTCTCCCCCAtctcccctccacctctcccctTCCACGCCAACAGAgcacctcctctcccctcagccTTGCACGGGCGGCGGACGCCTGGAGGACTTCCTGGAGAGCACCACAGGTGCCCCTCTGCTGGGCGTGGAGCCCGACGGCGCCCTGACGCTGATCGACGACCTCCACAGCCAAATGCTGAGCACGCCCAGTATCCTGGACCACCCATCGACCCCCATGGACACGTCCGACCTGGGCTTCTCCCCCCACTCCACGGGGTTGGACTTCGGCGACCCCACCTTGGACAGCATGGACTGGCTGGACATCTCCATGGTGGGGAGCGCCAGTGGAGGGAGCGGGGGCGGCAGAGgggacagtggaggaagaggagacggtGGAACGAGTCTGGCTCCGCTGGCGCCACACACTCCGCCGAGCGTCTTCTCGGCCGATTTTCTGGACAGTACGGACCTGCAGCTGCACTGGGAGTCGTGTTTGTAG
- the mrtfab gene encoding myocardin related transcription factor Ab isoform X4 translates to MEVSGTPGFAPSPQSEAVADDLQELSLQPIPNPLPLQERKNVLQLKLQQRRTREELVSQGIMPRSHIVFCSKEHHISHKSVRAALISPHPSLHAALKSPAAFHEQRRLLERARTEDYLKRKIRCRPERSELIRMHILEETLAEPSLQAKQLQLKRARLADNLNDKISHRPGPIELVHKNILSVTCSVQHSLLDSPKGESSSLDEDSSDALSPDQLTNHDSPLSAIPQLSPPDALTQNGDISPTQFVTQAPPPPPPQVNVPALSPPPKLTNGTTMISASPRSSSGQVKARSSDRPPQRSKKSKDNKPKVKKLKYHQYIPPDQKADKELPPPMDSSYAKLLHQQQLFLQLQILSQQQQHYNYHTILPAPPKPPAEQSPTTNSGPSPSRSTPSTTTPAPSNQSAAGRQSQTAVGGAKPTTLPANLDEFKVAELKQELKLRCLTVSGTKNDLIERLRNYQEQNGGNAAVLKNGIFQQGANSAAITSISSPTTTTTALDHQSGESVFKLALSSLANAVPGRVMRFGSTSSSPPMSPTPSERSLAGMSPDETSCNGDMFGEMVSSPLTQLTLHPSPQPSSNLSPLSQPLSQVKEEIQSPCSRSTSSAASSQRPEPLPGAAMDSSAVDKDQMLQEKDKQIEELTRMLRQKQRLVETLRSQLEQGKVTGGVVVKREGSEKSKTAPEVKLPTLIKASAIQPPTLPNGTVVKVKREVESEEEMEGVTEEAQLKKLAQPMQCSQETLLRLQQIHRLQAEQQKQQLQPKQQQSQVQLQKVAEKKKEAQILLHQQQQLQQLIIQQTQQKQLLAQQKLAQQKLAQQKLTQQKPVQQSQLKQPPGQVQQSQPKNQVQLKQVQVQIQNQTVAGQKPAATQIQQRKQLRAHQRQQQKQQTAAVATQQVTPVFINQQNGTPIQTQAISLDVLKANGAPTLVTDSNGNHYLIALTSPTQGGQNGGSPLAKTNGRITLQRLLSTLTKPPSTDSQSKEQVEAEPVSEPIKKAQKAGLHLDTSSVPQPCHQSVTAPPSLQPFFDDMSESESQSSLISSLKREELCPPYDRHTLFTPPSPKPNTSLPPQRSKQENGMNSQQMDDLFDILLKSGEIPSFKSNPDPSLAPLHSNPPSPSSPPSPLHLSPSTPTEHLLSPQPCTGGGRLEDFLESTTGAPLLGVEPDGALTLIDDLHSQMLSTPSILDHPSTPMDTSDLGFSPHSTGLDFGDPTLDSMDWLDISMVGSASGGSGGGRGDSGGRGDGGTSLAPLAPHTPPSVFSADFLDSTDLQLHWESCL, encoded by the exons TCCTCCAGCTCAAACTCCAGCAGAGACGAACACGTGAGGAACTGGTCAGCCAAGGGATCATGCCAC GTTCTCACATAGTCTTTTGCTCAAAGGAGCATCACATCTCCCATAAGTCAGTGAGAGCTGCACTCatctctcctcatccctctctccatgcAGCACTGAAGAGCCCGGCAGCCTTTCACGAGCAGCGGAGGCTTCTGGAGCGAGCAAGG ACCGAGGACTATCTGAAGAGGAAGATTCGGTGTCGTCCTGAGCGCTCCGAGCTGATCAGGATGCACATTCTGGAGG AGACCTTGGCAGAGCCGTCTCTGCAGGCTAAGCAACTGCAGCTGAAGCGAGCGCGACTGGCCGACAACCTCAATGATAAGATCTCCCACAGACCAGGTCCCATCGAGCTGGTTCACAAGAACATCCTGTCAGTCACCTGCTCTGTGCAGCACTCACTGCTGG ATTCTCCAAAAGGAGAGAGCTCGTCTCTAGACGAAGACAGCAGTGATGCTCTGTCGCCAGACCAGCTAACCAATCACGACTCTCCCCTGAGTGCCATCCCTCAGCTGTCCCCCCCTGATGCACTCACCCAGAATGGGGACATTTCTCCCACACAG TTCGTCACTCAggcccctcctccacctcctccccaggTGAATGTCCCCGCTCTGTCGCCGCCCCCGAAATTGACAAATGGAACAACGATGATTTCAGCAAGTCCCCGCTCCTCTTCGGGACAGGTCAAG GCCAGGAGCTCAGATCGTCCTCCACAAAGAAGCAAGAAATCAAAGGACAACAAACCCAAG gtgaagaagctgaagtACCACCAGTACATCCCTCCAGACCAAAAGGCCGACAAGGAGCTTCCGCCGCCGATGGACTCATCCTACGCGAAGctgctccaccagcagcagctcttcctgcagctgcagatccTCAGCCAGCAACAGCAGCACTACAACTACCACACCATCCTGCCCGCCCCTCCCAA GCCTCCAGCCGAGCAGTCCCCAACAACCAACTCTGGACCTTCCCCCTCCCGCAGCACTCCCTCCACGACCACCCCAGCCCCTTCCAATCAGAGCGCGGCTGGCCGTCAGAGCCAAACTGCAGTGGGAGGAGCCAAACCCACTACTCTGCCAGCCAACTTGGACGAGTTCAAA GTTGCAGAGTTGAAACAGGAACTGAAATTACGTTGTCTGACCGTCTCTGGCACTAAGAATGATCTCATCGAGAGGCTCCGCAACTACCAGGAGCAAAATGGTGGCAACGCAGCGGTTTTGAAAAATGGAATATTTCAGCAGGGCGCTAACTCTGCTGCTATCACCAGCATATCCTCTCCGACTACAACCACAACTGCCCTTGACCACCAGTCAGGAGAGAGCGTGTTTAAATTAGCTTTGTCCTCACTGGCTAATGCGGTTCCTGGGAGAGTCATGCGATTTGGCAGCACCAGCTCCAGCCCGCCTATGTCGCCTACTCCGTCTGAGAGGTCGTTGGCTGGGATGAGTCCGGATGAGACGAGCTGTAATGGAGACATGTTTGGAGAGATG GTGAGCTCTCCTTTGACTCAACTCACCCTGCACCCATCTCCTCAGCCCTCGTCAAATCTCTCTCCACTGTCACAGCCACTCTCCCAGGTCAAAGAGGAGATCCAGAGCCCATGCAGTCGGTCCACGTCTTCAGCCGCCTCGAGCCAGCGTCCAGAGCCCCTGCCAGGCGCAGCCATGGACTCATCCGCTGTGGATAAGGACcagatgctgcaggagaaggacAAACAGATAGAGGAGTTGACCAGGATGCTAAGGCAAAAGCAGAGGCTAGTGGAGACCCTCAGATCCCAGCTGGAGCAGGGCAAGGTGACGGGTGGCGTAGTGGTGAAGAGGGAAGGAAGTGAGAAGAGCAAAACGGCCCCAGAGGTTAAACTTCCGACTCTAATAAAAGCTTCGGCCATTCAACCCCCGACTCTTCCTAACGGCACTGTGGTGAAGGTAAAGAGAGAGGTGGAGTCTGAGGAAGAAATGGAGGGAGTAACGGAGGAGGCGCAGTTAAAGAAGCTGGCCCAGCCGATGCAGTGCTCTCAGGAGACCCTgctcaggctgcagcagattcATCGGCTGCAGGCAgaacagcagaaacagcagctaCAACCCAAACAGCAGCAAAGTCAGGTACAACTGCAGAAAgtagcagaaaaaaagaaagaagctcAAATCctgctccaccagcagcagcagctccagcagctcatCATCCAGCAAACCCAACAGAAACAGCTGCTGGCCCAGCAGAAGTTAGCCCAGCAGAAACTGGCCCAGCAGAAACTCACACAACAGAAGCCGGTGCAGCAGAGCCAGCTCAAACAACCCCCAGGGCAAGTTCAACAGAGCCAGCCGAAGAACCAAGTTCAGCTGAAGCAGGTTCAGGTGCAGATCCAAAACCAGACGGTGGCCGGCCAGAAGCCTGCAGCTACCCAAATCCAGCAGAGGAAACAACTGAGGGCTcaccagaggcagcagcagaaacagcagacGGCAGCTGTTGCCACACAACAG GTGACGCCAGTCTTCATCAACCAACAGAACGGCACTCCGATCCAAACTCAGGCCATTTCATTAGACGTCCTCAAGGCCAACGGCGCACCCACACTGGTCACCGATAGCAACGGCAACCACTACCTGATCGCTCTCACCAGTCCCACCCAAGGCGGACAGAATGGAGGGTCTCCATTGGCCAAAACCAACGGACGCATCACACTGCAG AGATTGCTGTCGACTCTGACTAAACCCCCAAGCACTGACAGCCAATCAAAAGAGCAGGTGGAGGCAGAGCCTGTGAGCGAGCCAATCAAAAAG gcaCAGAAGGCGGGGCTTCACCTGGACACCAGTAGCGTTCCACAACCCTGTCACCAGTCGGTCACTGCTCCTCCCAGCCTGCAGCCTTTCTTCGACGACATGTCAGAGAGCGAAAGCCAAAGCAGCCTAATCTCATCTCTCAAG agagaggagttGTGTCCGCCTTACGACCGGCACACACTGTtcacccctccctctcccaaACCCAACACCTCCCTTCCTCCTCAACGCTCCAAA CAGGAGAACGGCATGAACAGTCAGCAGATGGACGACCTGTTCGATATCCTGCTGAAGAGTGGAG AAATCCCCAGCTTCAAGTCCAACCCAGACCCTTCCCTCGCCCCTCTCCACTCCAACCCACCCTCCCCGTCCTCTCCCCCAtctcccctccacctctcccctTCCACGCCAACAGAgcacctcctctcccctcagccTTGCACGGGCGGCGGACGCCTGGAGGACTTCCTGGAGAGCACCACAGGTGCCCCTCTGCTGGGCGTGGAGCCCGACGGCGCCCTGACGCTGATCGACGACCTCCACAGCCAAATGCTGAGCACGCCCAGTATCCTGGACCACCCATCGACCCCCATGGACACGTCCGACCTGGGCTTCTCCCCCCACTCCACGGGGTTGGACTTCGGCGACCCCACCTTGGACAGCATGGACTGGCTGGACATCTCCATGGTGGGGAGCGCCAGTGGAGGGAGCGGGGGCGGCAGAGgggacagtggaggaagaggagacggtGGAACGAGTCTGGCTCCGCTGGCGCCACACACTCCGCCGAGCGTCTTCTCGGCCGATTTTCTGGACAGTACGGACCTGCAGCTGCACTGGGAGTCGTGTTTGTAG
- the mrtfab gene encoding myocardin related transcription factor Ab isoform X16: MEVSGTPGFAPSPQSEAVADDLQELSLQPIPNPLPLQERKNVLQLKLQQRRTREELVSQGIMPPLKSPAAFHEQRRLLERARTEDYLKRKIRCRPERSELIRMHILEETLAEPSLQAKQLQLKRARLADNLNDKISHRPGPIELVHKNILSVTCSVQHSLLDSPKGESSSLDEDSSDALSPDQLTNHDSPLSAIPQLSPPDALTQNGDISPTQFVTQAPPPPPPQVNVPALSPPPKLTNGTTMISASPRSSSGQVKARSSDRPPQRSKKSKDNKPKVKKLKYHQYIPPDQKADKELPPPMDSSYAKLLHQQQLFLQLQILSQQQQHYNYHTILPAPPKPPAEQSPTTNSGPSPSRSTPSTTTPAPSNQSAAGRQSQTAVGGAKPTTLPANLDEFKVAELKQELKLRCLTVSGTKNDLIERLRNYQEQNGGNAAVLKNGIFQQGANSAAITSISSPTTTTTALDHQSGESVFKLALSSLANAVPGRVMRFGSTSSSPPMSPTPSERSLAGMSPDETSCNGDMFGEMVSSPLTQLTLHPSPQPSSNLSPLSQPLSQVKEEIQSPCSRSTSSAASSQRPEPLPGAAMDSSAVDKDQMLQEKDKQIEELTRMLRQKQRLVETLRSQLEQGKVTGGVVVKREGSEKSKTAPEVKLPTLIKASAIQPPTLPNGTVVKVKREVESEEEMEGVTEEAQLKKLAQPMQCSQETLLRLQQIHRLQAEQQKQQLQPKQQQSQVQLQKVAEKKKEAQILLHQQQQLQQLIIQQTQQKQLLAQQKLAQQKLAQQKLTQQKPVQQSQLKQPPGQVQQSQPKNQVQLKQVQVQIQNQTVAGQKPAATQIQQRKQLRAHQRQQQKQQTAAVATQQVTPVFINQQNGTPIQTQAISLDVLKANGAPTLVTDSNGNHYLIALTSPTQGGQNGGSPLAKTNGRITLQRLLSTLTKPPSTDSQSKEQVEAEPVSEPIKKAQKAGLHLDTSSVPQPCHQSVTAPPSLQPFFDDMSESESQSSLISSLKREELCPPYDRHTLFTPPSPKPNTSLPPQRSKENGMNSQQMDDLFDILLKSGEIPSFKSNPDPSLAPLHSNPPSPSSPPSPLHLSPSTPTEHLLSPQPCTGGGRLEDFLESTTGAPLLGVEPDGALTLIDDLHSQMLSTPSILDHPSTPMDTSDLGFSPHSTGLDFGDPTLDSMDWLDISMVGSASGGSGGGRGDSGGRGDGGTSLAPLAPHTPPSVFSADFLDSTDLQLHWESCL, from the exons TCCTCCAGCTCAAACTCCAGCAGAGACGAACACGTGAGGAACTGGTCAGCCAAGGGATCATGCCAC CACTGAAGAGCCCGGCAGCCTTTCACGAGCAGCGGAGGCTTCTGGAGCGAGCAAGG ACCGAGGACTATCTGAAGAGGAAGATTCGGTGTCGTCCTGAGCGCTCCGAGCTGATCAGGATGCACATTCTGGAGG AGACCTTGGCAGAGCCGTCTCTGCAGGCTAAGCAACTGCAGCTGAAGCGAGCGCGACTGGCCGACAACCTCAATGATAAGATCTCCCACAGACCAGGTCCCATCGAGCTGGTTCACAAGAACATCCTGTCAGTCACCTGCTCTGTGCAGCACTCACTGCTGG ATTCTCCAAAAGGAGAGAGCTCGTCTCTAGACGAAGACAGCAGTGATGCTCTGTCGCCAGACCAGCTAACCAATCACGACTCTCCCCTGAGTGCCATCCCTCAGCTGTCCCCCCCTGATGCACTCACCCAGAATGGGGACATTTCTCCCACACAG TTCGTCACTCAggcccctcctccacctcctccccaggTGAATGTCCCCGCTCTGTCGCCGCCCCCGAAATTGACAAATGGAACAACGATGATTTCAGCAAGTCCCCGCTCCTCTTCGGGACAGGTCAAG GCCAGGAGCTCAGATCGTCCTCCACAAAGAAGCAAGAAATCAAAGGACAACAAACCCAAG gtgaagaagctgaagtACCACCAGTACATCCCTCCAGACCAAAAGGCCGACAAGGAGCTTCCGCCGCCGATGGACTCATCCTACGCGAAGctgctccaccagcagcagctcttcctgcagctgcagatccTCAGCCAGCAACAGCAGCACTACAACTACCACACCATCCTGCCCGCCCCTCCCAA GCCTCCAGCCGAGCAGTCCCCAACAACCAACTCTGGACCTTCCCCCTCCCGCAGCACTCCCTCCACGACCACCCCAGCCCCTTCCAATCAGAGCGCGGCTGGCCGTCAGAGCCAAACTGCAGTGGGAGGAGCCAAACCCACTACTCTGCCAGCCAACTTGGACGAGTTCAAA GTTGCAGAGTTGAAACAGGAACTGAAATTACGTTGTCTGACCGTCTCTGGCACTAAGAATGATCTCATCGAGAGGCTCCGCAACTACCAGGAGCAAAATGGTGGCAACGCAGCGGTTTTGAAAAATGGAATATTTCAGCAGGGCGCTAACTCTGCTGCTATCACCAGCATATCCTCTCCGACTACAACCACAACTGCCCTTGACCACCAGTCAGGAGAGAGCGTGTTTAAATTAGCTTTGTCCTCACTGGCTAATGCGGTTCCTGGGAGAGTCATGCGATTTGGCAGCACCAGCTCCAGCCCGCCTATGTCGCCTACTCCGTCTGAGAGGTCGTTGGCTGGGATGAGTCCGGATGAGACGAGCTGTAATGGAGACATGTTTGGAGAGATG GTGAGCTCTCCTTTGACTCAACTCACCCTGCACCCATCTCCTCAGCCCTCGTCAAATCTCTCTCCACTGTCACAGCCACTCTCCCAGGTCAAAGAGGAGATCCAGAGCCCATGCAGTCGGTCCACGTCTTCAGCCGCCTCGAGCCAGCGTCCAGAGCCCCTGCCAGGCGCAGCCATGGACTCATCCGCTGTGGATAAGGACcagatgctgcaggagaaggacAAACAGATAGAGGAGTTGACCAGGATGCTAAGGCAAAAGCAGAGGCTAGTGGAGACCCTCAGATCCCAGCTGGAGCAGGGCAAGGTGACGGGTGGCGTAGTGGTGAAGAGGGAAGGAAGTGAGAAGAGCAAAACGGCCCCAGAGGTTAAACTTCCGACTCTAATAAAAGCTTCGGCCATTCAACCCCCGACTCTTCCTAACGGCACTGTGGTGAAGGTAAAGAGAGAGGTGGAGTCTGAGGAAGAAATGGAGGGAGTAACGGAGGAGGCGCAGTTAAAGAAGCTGGCCCAGCCGATGCAGTGCTCTCAGGAGACCCTgctcaggctgcagcagattcATCGGCTGCAGGCAgaacagcagaaacagcagctaCAACCCAAACAGCAGCAAAGTCAGGTACAACTGCAGAAAgtagcagaaaaaaagaaagaagctcAAATCctgctccaccagcagcagcagctccagcagctcatCATCCAGCAAACCCAACAGAAACAGCTGCTGGCCCAGCAGAAGTTAGCCCAGCAGAAACTGGCCCAGCAGAAACTCACACAACAGAAGCCGGTGCAGCAGAGCCAGCTCAAACAACCCCCAGGGCAAGTTCAACAGAGCCAGCCGAAGAACCAAGTTCAGCTGAAGCAGGTTCAGGTGCAGATCCAAAACCAGACGGTGGCCGGCCAGAAGCCTGCAGCTACCCAAATCCAGCAGAGGAAACAACTGAGGGCTcaccagaggcagcagcagaaacagcagacGGCAGCTGTTGCCACACAACAG GTGACGCCAGTCTTCATCAACCAACAGAACGGCACTCCGATCCAAACTCAGGCCATTTCATTAGACGTCCTCAAGGCCAACGGCGCACCCACACTGGTCACCGATAGCAACGGCAACCACTACCTGATCGCTCTCACCAGTCCCACCCAAGGCGGACAGAATGGAGGGTCTCCATTGGCCAAAACCAACGGACGCATCACACTGCAG AGATTGCTGTCGACTCTGACTAAACCCCCAAGCACTGACAGCCAATCAAAAGAGCAGGTGGAGGCAGAGCCTGTGAGCGAGCCAATCAAAAAG gcaCAGAAGGCGGGGCTTCACCTGGACACCAGTAGCGTTCCACAACCCTGTCACCAGTCGGTCACTGCTCCTCCCAGCCTGCAGCCTTTCTTCGACGACATGTCAGAGAGCGAAAGCCAAAGCAGCCTAATCTCATCTCTCAAG agagaggagttGTGTCCGCCTTACGACCGGCACACACTGTtcacccctccctctcccaaACCCAACACCTCCCTTCCTCCTCAACGCTCCAAA GAGAACGGCATGAACAGTCAGCAGATGGACGACCTGTTCGATATCCTGCTGAAGAGTGGAG AAATCCCCAGCTTCAAGTCCAACCCAGACCCTTCCCTCGCCCCTCTCCACTCCAACCCACCCTCCCCGTCCTCTCCCCCAtctcccctccacctctcccctTCCACGCCAACAGAgcacctcctctcccctcagccTTGCACGGGCGGCGGACGCCTGGAGGACTTCCTGGAGAGCACCACAGGTGCCCCTCTGCTGGGCGTGGAGCCCGACGGCGCCCTGACGCTGATCGACGACCTCCACAGCCAAATGCTGAGCACGCCCAGTATCCTGGACCACCCATCGACCCCCATGGACACGTCCGACCTGGGCTTCTCCCCCCACTCCACGGGGTTGGACTTCGGCGACCCCACCTTGGACAGCATGGACTGGCTGGACATCTCCATGGTGGGGAGCGCCAGTGGAGGGAGCGGGGGCGGCAGAGgggacagtggaggaagaggagacggtGGAACGAGTCTGGCTCCGCTGGCGCCACACACTCCGCCGAGCGTCTTCTCGGCCGATTTTCTGGACAGTACGGACCTGCAGCTGCACTGGGAGTCGTGTTTGTAG